In the genome of Christensenella timonensis, one region contains:
- the miaA gene encoding tRNA (adenosine(37)-N6)-dimethylallyltransferase MiaA, which translates to MKQDVYMILGPTASGKTAVGIELAKQINGEVISADSMQIYRGMDIGTAKPSIQERQGIPHHLIDVAEPGEMYSVAMFQKAATACIEDILRRGKAPVVVGGTGLYINALTYELDFTETSHDTAFREQLMQLEAAQLHQMLFKQDAEAAGRIHPNDKKRIVRRLEILKNEGNSPNYQFREPNEAYHFIMAGLTTDRAVLYERINGRVDHMMEQGLLGEVKALAQKYTTAPTSMQAIGYKELIRYLQGEIPLERAVYEIKRNSRHYAKRQWVWFKRDERIVWYDTAEYGNDALSIAQAIIRQGQ; encoded by the coding sequence ATGAAACAGGATGTTTATATGATACTTGGGCCTACCGCTTCCGGTAAAACAGCCGTAGGCATAGAGCTTGCAAAACAAATAAACGGCGAGGTCATATCTGCCGATTCCATGCAGATATACCGCGGGATGGATATCGGTACGGCAAAGCCGTCCATACAGGAGCGGCAGGGGATACCGCATCACCTGATTGATGTGGCAGAGCCCGGCGAGATGTATTCTGTCGCCATGTTCCAAAAAGCCGCAACAGCTTGCATCGAAGATATATTGAGGCGCGGCAAGGCGCCCGTTGTCGTTGGGGGAACAGGCCTTTACATAAACGCGCTGACCTATGAGCTTGACTTTACTGAAACATCGCACGACACCGCGTTCCGCGAACAATTGATGCAACTGGAAGCGGCGCAGCTCCACCAGATGCTGTTTAAGCAGGATGCAGAGGCCGCAGGGCGCATCCACCCCAATGACAAAAAAAGGATCGTCCGTCGGTTGGAGATACTGAAAAACGAAGGTAATTCCCCAAATTACCAGTTCCGCGAGCCAAATGAGGCCTATCATTTTATCATGGCAGGCCTGACGACGGATCGCGCCGTGCTATATGAAAGGATCAACGGGCGTGTCGACCATATGATGGAACAAGGGCTGTTAGGCGAGGTCAAAGCGCTGGCGCAGAAATATACCACAGCGCCTACTTCCATGCAGGCGATCGGCTATAAGGAGCTGATCCGCTATTTACAGGGCGAGATACCGCTTGAGCGCGCGGTCTATGAAATCAAGCGTAATTCGCGCCATTACGCCAAACGCCAGTGGGTATGGTTCAAGCGCGACGAGCGAATCGTCTGGTATGATACCGCAGAATATGGTAACGATGCCCTGTCGATCGCACAGGCGATTATACGGCAGGGGCAGTAA
- a CDS encoding tyrosine-type recombinase/integrase, which translates to MGDAPNYHQDLNQKMTLKLREIMRDLPPYTTSFFIAMENNSTILTRVNYAADLRIFFQFLVKELPRFQNKAVSDLTQDDLKSITVDDLYLFLDYLNLYASSDNDERFISNQERGKARKVACLRSFFKHYYKKGVLEQNVCQLLDTPKLHEKAIIRLEADEVADLLDVVESGAQLTEKQRQYHKKNAVRDLAILTLFLTTGIRVSELVSLNVSDLDFKNGCFTVTRKGGNQVMLYFDDETAQALNTYLDKRKDCGNYALSSPLFLSMQGKRMSVRSVELMVKKYARIVSPLKKISPHKLRSTYGTMLYDETGDIYLVADVLGHKDVNTTRKHYAAMSENNRKRASKAVKLRK; encoded by the coding sequence ATGGGCGATGCACCGAATTACCATCAGGACTTGAACCAGAAAATGACATTGAAGTTGCGCGAGATCATGCGAGACCTTCCTCCGTATACGACGAGTTTTTTTATCGCTATGGAAAATAATTCTACGATCCTCACACGCGTCAACTATGCGGCCGACCTGCGTATCTTTTTTCAATTTCTGGTAAAGGAGCTTCCGCGTTTTCAAAATAAAGCGGTCTCCGATTTGACGCAGGATGATTTAAAATCCATCACGGTCGACGACCTGTACCTCTTTCTGGATTATCTCAATCTCTACGCTTCGTCAGATAATGACGAAAGGTTTATATCGAACCAGGAACGCGGCAAAGCAAGAAAAGTCGCTTGTCTGCGTTCGTTCTTCAAGCATTATTATAAAAAAGGCGTGCTGGAGCAAAATGTATGCCAGCTTCTGGATACGCCCAAATTGCATGAAAAAGCAATCATACGCCTGGAGGCCGACGAAGTGGCCGACCTGCTGGACGTTGTGGAAAGCGGTGCGCAGCTGACGGAAAAGCAAAGGCAATACCATAAAAAAAACGCTGTGCGTGATTTGGCAATCCTCACATTGTTTTTAACGACAGGAATTCGCGTTTCAGAGCTTGTATCATTGAATGTTTCCGACCTTGATTTTAAAAACGGATGTTTTACCGTTACGCGCAAAGGCGGAAACCAGGTAATGCTGTATTTTGACGACGAGACGGCGCAGGCGTTAAATACTTATCTTGATAAGCGTAAGGATTGCGGCAATTATGCCCTCTCCTCCCCTCTCTTCCTGTCCATGCAGGGGAAGCGGATGTCTGTGCGCAGCGTTGAACTGATGGTCAAAAAATATGCGCGTATCGTCAGTCCCTTAAAAAAAATATCGCCGCATAAGCTGCGCAGCACCTATGGTACGATGCTTTATGACGAAACGGGCGATATTTACCTTGTGGCGGATGTGCTTGGCCACAAGGACGTCAATACGACGCGTAAGCATTACGCCGCGATGTCTGAAAACAACCGGAAACGCGCTTCAAAAGCTGTGAAATTGCGGAAATAA
- a CDS encoding lipoate--protein ligase, which translates to MIYVETGSTDAYFNFGLEQYLMEQVGTGAILGPVFLFWQTKPTLMVGHFQNIHKEIDERYAKGKGIQIVRRASGGGTIYTDMGGWQFSHIVQNVNFDEIDFAEYTKNVIAALCAMGVNAYANGRNDILVDGKKISGNAQYVTRKGKVHHGSLLFQTDIGEMVAALTPSKDKITSKGIDSVRQRVGNIADYLKTDMTPAQFKSEMLERLLQNVQVYQLTEQDRKAAQNIAEEKFRSWEWNYGSQLVFEVVRERKFAGGKMQCCLNIKDGKINRCIFYGDFFCQGDIDVLINRLIGTDYHEASIRSALREANAGQIFHMISEDEIMECIL; encoded by the coding sequence GCTCAACAGACGCTTATTTCAATTTTGGACTGGAGCAGTATCTGATGGAGCAAGTGGGTACAGGCGCTATTTTAGGGCCTGTATTTTTGTTTTGGCAGACAAAGCCGACCCTTATGGTAGGGCACTTCCAGAATATCCACAAAGAAATCGACGAACGCTATGCAAAGGGAAAGGGGATACAGATCGTGCGCCGTGCAAGTGGCGGCGGGACGATTTATACCGATATGGGCGGATGGCAGTTCAGCCATATAGTTCAAAATGTTAATTTTGATGAAATTGATTTTGCGGAATATACAAAAAATGTAATAGCGGCGCTTTGCGCAATGGGGGTAAATGCATATGCCAATGGCAGAAACGACATTCTAGTGGATGGGAAAAAAATCTCCGGCAATGCGCAATATGTAACGCGCAAGGGGAAGGTACATCATGGTTCGCTGTTGTTCCAAACCGATATTGGTGAAATGGTAGCGGCGCTGACCCCCTCAAAAGATAAAATCACGTCTAAGGGAATCGATTCTGTACGCCAGCGTGTAGGAAATATCGCTGATTATCTCAAAACCGATATGACACCCGCTCAATTCAAATCAGAAATGCTTGAAAGGCTGTTACAAAATGTACAGGTATATCAATTGACGGAACAGGACAGGAAGGCTGCGCAAAACATCGCAGAAGAAAAATTCCGCTCATGGGAATGGAATTACGGCAGCCAATTGGTCTTTGAAGTGGTTCGCGAAAGAAAATTCGCCGGTGGAAAGATGCAGTGCTGTCTGAATATCAAAGACGGTAAGATCAATCGCTGTATATTTTATGGCGATTTTTTTTGCCAGGGAGATATCGACGTGCTGATCAACAGGCTCATCGGTACCGACTACCATGAAGCCTCGATACGAAGTGCGCTTCGTGAAGCAAATGCAGGCCAAATATTTCACATGATTTCGGAGGATGAAATCATGGAATGTATTCTGTAA
- the mutL gene encoding DNA mismatch repair endonuclease MutL, whose protein sequence is MNNRIHVLEENVYARIAAGEVVVNPAAVVKELMENSIDADATAITVEIEDGGKTMIRVTDNGVGMVSEDVPLAVQKHATSKISSVGDLSSIGTLGFRGEALSSMAAVARLGIETRAAKSESGTILNVSGESAPEIHAAGLPEGTTVRVENLFYNIPARQKFLKNTARETTNVTSVVTKLIFSRPDISIKYISNGKAVYHSPGNGELMDALITVYGKEIAHKVRAIGYQAEDITISGYISNPAFLYKSTHHICMFVNGRLIRSKDLQSAIMRGYGERLLRGHYPFAVLHIHIPFSKADVNVHPNKLQVMLYEELKTLEAMEHAIKGALNESTPPVLENVGSTMPNAGIKSAYDEPAEKQEYPSFRPAKKLYQKPAGGAAQATDHVMPLKYEKSEAFDKLIEEVKTFHEESESQQLEIEDVRKLCDYRIIGQAWNAFLIVESGQNLYLIDQHAAHERINFERMKKESSSGAIASQPLMMPHVVNLSSEDHALVLQNEDLLRGMGFDFEEFGAMTLKFNAFPAQVNRSGADQLIEDILYELRNSQKDILLLREQIIRASCRYSIKAGYQLSDEQIAELMTEITELDSIPHCPHGRPIAVVLTKNDLQKGFKRIV, encoded by the coding sequence ATGAATAACAGGATTCATGTACTGGAGGAAAACGTATATGCGCGGATCGCGGCAGGGGAGGTCGTCGTCAACCCCGCTGCCGTCGTCAAGGAACTGATGGAAAATTCCATCGACGCGGACGCGACTGCCATCACCGTAGAGATCGAAGACGGCGGGAAAACGATGATCCGCGTGACGGACAATGGCGTTGGAATGGTGAGCGAGGATGTCCCTCTCGCCGTACAAAAGCATGCTACCAGTAAGATCAGCAGTGTAGGGGATCTTAGCAGCATCGGCACGCTCGGGTTCCGTGGGGAGGCGCTTTCCAGCATGGCGGCTGTGGCACGCCTGGGCATCGAGACACGCGCTGCCAAAAGCGAGAGCGGCACCATCCTCAACGTAAGCGGGGAAAGCGCGCCGGAGATTCATGCCGCCGGGCTTCCGGAAGGTACGACCGTGCGCGTGGAAAATTTGTTTTATAATATTCCCGCACGCCAGAAATTCCTTAAAAACACAGCGCGTGAAACGACGAACGTCACTTCTGTCGTGACAAAACTTATTTTTTCCAGGCCGGATATTTCCATCAAATATATCAGCAACGGGAAGGCTGTCTATCACAGCCCCGGCAACGGCGAGCTGATGGATGCACTCATCACCGTGTATGGGAAAGAGATCGCCCACAAGGTGCGCGCAATAGGGTATCAAGCGGAAGACATCACGATCAGCGGTTATATTTCAAATCCTGCTTTCCTTTATAAGAGCACGCACCACATTTGTATGTTTGTAAACGGCCGCCTGATCCGTTCAAAAGACTTACAATCTGCCATCATGCGTGGATATGGGGAACGTTTGCTGCGCGGACACTATCCGTTTGCCGTCCTGCACATCCACATTCCGTTTTCCAAAGCGGACGTCAATGTGCATCCCAATAAACTGCAGGTCATGCTATACGAGGAGTTAAAAACGCTGGAAGCGATGGAACACGCCATCAAAGGTGCACTGAATGAATCCACGCCGCCCGTTCTGGAAAACGTAGGTTCAACCATGCCCAATGCGGGAATAAAAAGCGCGTATGATGAGCCGGCTGAAAAGCAGGAATACCCGTCATTTCGCCCTGCGAAAAAATTATACCAGAAACCCGCTGGTGGGGCTGCGCAGGCAACGGATCACGTCATGCCTTTGAAATATGAAAAATCCGAGGCATTTGATAAGCTCATCGAGGAAGTAAAAACGTTCCATGAGGAATCAGAGTCACAGCAGCTGGAGATCGAGGATGTCCGCAAGTTGTGTGATTACCGCATCATCGGCCAGGCATGGAATGCTTTTCTGATCGTAGAAAGCGGCCAGAATCTTTATTTGATCGACCAGCACGCCGCCCATGAGCGCATCAATTTCGAGCGTATGAAAAAGGAATCTTCGAGCGGGGCGATCGCTTCGCAGCCTTTGATGATGCCGCATGTCGTGAACCTTTCCTCAGAAGACCACGCGCTTGTTTTGCAAAACGAAGATTTGCTCCGGGGCATGGGCTTTGATTTTGAAGAATTCGGGGCTATGACGCTCAAATTCAATGCATTCCCTGCGCAGGTGAACCGCAGCGGCGCCGATCAGCTGATCGAAGATATCTTGTATGAACTGCGCAACTCACAAAAGGATATCCTTTTGCTGCGCGAGCAAATCATCCGCGCCTCCTGCCGTTACAGCATCAAGGCCGGCTACCAGCTTTCGGATGAGCAGATTGCAGAGCTGATGACAGAAATTACAGAGCTAGACTCCATCCCGCATTGCCCGCACGGACGTCCCATTGCTGTCGTACTCACCAAAAACGACCTGCAAAAAGGTTTCAAGAGGATCGTATGA
- a CDS encoding methionine gamma-lyase family protein, whose translation MDLKEYICRHFKIDAPLVDFVNDCERDVRHVFRGFEETAQANQFKVLDAFQKNNVSARHFYASTGYGYGDEGRDKLSQVFADAFGAESAIVSPMLMSGTHAISTALFGLLRPGDTLFSLTGEPYDTLLCTLRGASGSLEEFDIQFDSIPLRANGAIDVQSALERIKSDPGIKVVYFQRSTGYEIRPAFTTDYLAEVIGHVKRDFPDKIIMVDNCYGEFVCMDEPASRGADIIAGSLIKNPGGGIAPTGGYIAGKQKLIDRIAERFSAPGIGTEIGSYAFGYQQFYQGFFMAPHTVCQALKGVCLAARVFERLGYATQPSFEAARGDITQSIIFGSEQPLTDFVRGIQRASAIDGNVVPYAWDMPGYDDQVIMAAGTFVQGASVELTADAPIREPYAAYLQGALTYEHAKLGILYALQNMNIRL comes from the coding sequence ATGGATTTGAAGGAATATATTTGCCGTCATTTTAAGATCGACGCCCCGTTGGTCGATTTCGTGAACGACTGCGAGCGCGACGTACGCCATGTTTTTCGCGGTTTTGAGGAGACCGCGCAGGCAAACCAGTTCAAGGTATTGGATGCTTTCCAAAAAAACAATGTGTCGGCACGGCATTTTTATGCGTCCACCGGTTATGGCTACGGTGACGAGGGAAGGGACAAGCTTTCCCAGGTGTTTGCCGATGCGTTTGGTGCGGAATCTGCCATTGTTTCGCCTATGCTCATGAGCGGTACGCATGCAATCTCTACCGCTTTATTCGGGCTGCTTCGTCCGGGCGATACGCTGTTCTCATTGACAGGGGAGCCGTACGATACGCTTCTTTGCACGCTGCGTGGCGCCAGCGGTTCCCTGGAGGAATTCGATATTCAATTTGACAGCATCCCGCTTCGCGCAAATGGGGCGATCGACGTACAATCCGCCCTTGAGCGGATCAAAAGCGATCCCGGTATCAAAGTCGTTTATTTCCAGCGTTCCACCGGTTATGAGATACGTCCCGCATTCACAACGGATTACCTCGCCGAAGTGATCGGACATGTCAAACGGGATTTTCCTGATAAAATTATTATGGTGGATAACTGTTACGGCGAATTCGTATGTATGGACGAGCCCGCTTCGCGCGGCGCGGACATCATCGCCGGCTCGCTGATCAAAAACCCGGGCGGCGGCATTGCGCCTACGGGCGGGTATATTGCCGGAAAACAGAAATTGATCGACAGGATTGCCGAACGCTTTTCCGCGCCGGGGATCGGCACGGAGATCGGTTCGTACGCTTTTGGCTACCAGCAATTTTACCAGGGCTTTTTCATGGCGCCGCATACGGTATGCCAGGCGCTAAAGGGCGTATGTCTTGCCGCGCGTGTGTTTGAGCGCTTAGGATATGCCACGCAGCCGTCTTTTGAGGCTGCCAGGGGCGATATCACGCAGTCCATCATCTTTGGCAGCGAACAACCCCTCACAGACTTCGTACGCGGTATACAGCGCGCCTCTGCGATCGACGGCAATGTTGTGCCATATGCCTGGGATATGCCTGGTTACGACGACCAGGTGATCATGGCTGCCGGTACGTTCGTACAGGGCGCTTCCGTGGAACTGACGGCAGACGCGCCCATCCGCGAACCATATGCCGCCTATTTGCAGGGCGCACTGACGTATGAGCATGCCAAACTGGGCATATTATACGCCCTGCAAAATATGAATATCCGCTTATAA